Below is a genomic region from Pseudomonas svalbardensis.
CCGCTGCGCCCTACGCCCTGTTGATGATCCTGTTGTCGCTTCCGTTGACCGGACTTCTTTATCACCAATCCAAACGAACGGCTGGCCGATGAACGCTCTAGAACTCCATTCCATTTCCAAGTCCTACGGCTCCTATCAAGCGCTGGAGAGCGTCAACCTGTCGGTGCCAACGGGCAGCCGAACGGTCATCGTCGGCCCGTCCGGCTCAGGAAAAACCACGCTGTTGCGGATGATCGCCGGCTTCGAATTCCCGGACACGGGCCGACTATCACTCAATGGCCAAACGCTCGTCGACGACACACACGAAGTCCCGGCGCATCAGCGTTTGATTGGCTATGTTCCCCAGGACGGCGCGCTATTCCCGCACATGACCGTGGCCGCCAACATCGGTTTCGGGCTTTCAACCAAGGGCGGCGCGAAACAGGAGCGAATCGCAGAGTTGATGGACAGCGTGGCGCTGGATGCGAACATGGCCAACCGTTGGCCCCATGAGCTCTCCGGCGGCCAGCAGCAACGCGTGGCGCTGGCGCGGGCGTTGGCGCAACAACCGCGCTTGATGTTGCTGGACGAGCCGTTTTCGGCCCTCGACACCGGACTTCGAAGCGCCATGCGCAAAATGGTCGCTCGGCTACTGACCGACGCCGGCGTGACCACCATTCTGGTCACTCATGACCAGAGTGAAGCGTTGTCGTTCGCCGATCAGCTAGCGGTGATGCGCGATGGTCGGCTGGTGCAGTCAGGCCATCCGCTGGATCTTTACCGCTACCCCGAGGATGAACAAACCGCGCTGTTTCTGGGGGATGCCGTGGTCTTGCCCGCCAGAATCGAAGCCGGCTGGGCCCATTGCGAACTCGGTCGGATACCGGTGAACAACCACCGGAACAACAAATCGGCGCAGATCATGCTGCGTCCCGAACAACTGCAA
It encodes:
- a CDS encoding ABC transporter ATP-binding protein, with product MNALELHSISKSYGSYQALESVNLSVPTGSRTVIVGPSGSGKTTLLRMIAGFEFPDTGRLSLNGQTLVDDTHEVPAHQRLIGYVPQDGALFPHMTVAANIGFGLSTKGGAKQERIAELMDSVALDANMANRWPHELSGGQQQRVALARALAQQPRLMLLDEPFSALDTGLRSAMRKMVARLLTDAGVTTILVTHDQSEALSFADQLAVMRDGRLVQSGHPLDLYRYPEDEQTALFLGDAVVLPARIEAGWAHCELGRIPVNNHRNNKSAQIMLRPEQLQLVSIQPSPTKAAGCRAVVTERDFSGNTCTLTVELESLVSGQQPGRSLVVRSSGLYAPPAGSAVHVSTIGHAHVLSET